The sequence below is a genomic window from Zymoseptoria tritici IPO323 chromosome 13, whole genome shotgun sequence.
GAGTGGAGTGGGAATATGAAGAGTTTGTTGGGATTGTTGGAGAGGATCGATCATTTGATCAccaaggaggagatgatggcgaggattCAGCCGGTTGGGGAGAAGGTTGGTAAGGTCAGTGCTAAGGCTTAGGAGGTTGGTGCCTGCCCCTACGAGGAGGAATGGGAGGTCCTGcctgcgaaggagaaggcaaGAAGGGAAGAAGGATGGTTGTGGGTGAATAGAATCAAGGCGCCGTGGGTGGAGGATacggatgatgaggatgtggagGGGGTGTATTACGACTTGGAGAATATGGATTCGGACGATCCGGCTCTGGGGGAGGGGCTGTGATTGCATCGCAGACGAGGTGTTCCCGATATCGGAGATGGAGTGTTGCTGTGTTCATTCACGGCTTCAGGCTGTCTGTAGTGGCATAGCATGCAGTGACCTGAGTAGTGGGAGGTCGTAGCATGTTTGTGTACGATCACATGCAGCATAAATGTAAAAGTATAGTTCAATAACAGTATGGAACCTTCCCAACTGAATAATGACTTCCCACCTGCATCTTCGAGGGAAGAGGGGTCTAGATTTTGACCTCAGCTCTGCGTCACTCTCACCACGAATTTCAGACTCAGCGACCGACATCGTCTCTCTCAGGACCGAGCAATTCTCTTGACACACGCATACACTTTCCTCTCCGTTCGATGGAAACGGCCAAACATCAAATCCACGAGCAAGGACTAGCCACCGAAGTCAGAATGGTCAACAACAAAGAGGAACCCAAGGAGTTCCCAACCAAGCGGTGCGGTTAGTGAGTCCCTCACGACATGCGACTCTAGCTCGACAATTGTATACGAACATATCTAACTCCCCCTCCCTCTATCCAGGCGTCCTCGGAGCCACCGGCAGCGTCGGCCAACGcttcatcctccttctcgcccTGCACCCGCACTTCCAACTCACCGCCGTGGGAGCCTCCCCCCGCAGCGCAGGCAAAAAATACCGCGATGCCGTCAAGTGGAAGCAGAGTCTTCCCATGTCGGAAGAGTTGGGCGAATTGGTGGTGAAGAATTGTACACCGGAAGAGTTTAgggaggaggtcgatgtgGTGTTTAGTGGGTTGGATAGTGACGTTGCTGAGGAGACTGGTGAGATTATACGATTGATCCGCGGTGATGTGGAGTGTGGAGGGTGGTATACTGACTGACGGGTGAACTACAGAAATGGCCTTCCTCAAAGCGAATATCCCGACTTTCTCCAACGCGAAGAATTACCGCCGCGACCCCCTCGTTCCCCTCGTCGTACCAACCGTCAACCTCCcccacctctccctcatccCCCACCAACGCTCCCACCACAACCTCACCACAGGCTTCCTAGTCTGCAACTCCAACTGCGCGGTAATCGGTCTCGTCATCCCCTTCGCCGCCTTACAATCCCGCTTCGGCCCCATCGACACCTGCTCGGTAGTCACCATGCAAGCCGTCTCCGGCGCGGGGTATCCAGGCGTCAGTTCCATggacatcatcgacaacgTGGTACCCTACATTTccggcgaggaagataaAATGGAACCCGAAGCCCGGAAGATCTTGGGAAGCCTGAATGCTGAGGCGACGGCGTTTGAAGAACAGAGCGACCTGCGCATTTCCGCAGCTTGTAACCGCGTCCCCGTGCTGGATGGGCACACGGCTTGTGTATCCCTCCGCTTTACCCGTCGTCCTCCACCATCCATCTCCGAGGTTAAAGACGCCCTGCGATCTTACGTGTCTGAGGCTCAACAGCTGGGATGTCCAAGCGCGCCTAAGAACGCGATTGTAGTCATGGAGGAACCGGATCGCCCGCAACCACGGCTGGATCGCGAGACGGATCGGGGGTATGCGGTGAGTGTGGGAAGGGTGAGGGAGGACGAGAGTGGGATTTTCGACTTGCAGTTTGTGGCGTTGAGTCATAATACGGTGATTGGGGCGGCGGGGAGTAGTATTTTGAATGCGGAGGCGGCGGTTTTGAAGGGGTATCTTTGAATGAGGGGACGGGAGGGAGGACTTGTGGTGAAAAGGGTTCATGACGCTTGACAGACAGATTGATCGCTCTGGTCTGCTAGAATGAAAGATCTTAAAGGACAAGGCTCGTCAAGTTTTGTTCCAGTTCTGGTTTCTGTACGGTGAATTTTGCCCTTGCATTTCACTAATTGTCCACTCATTGCCACGAAGTACGACTCCAGTCTCATGAAGTGGAAGTCGCCGCGTCGATGTCCATCGCGCTGTGAAAGCACAAGCGCGATATATCATGCTCGTCCAGTCCGAAATCATGGCTGCCGTATTGACCTCTGTCCCTGGACGTCCGCCCATGCCAGGTTCCCTCACGGAACACACTCCCACGCCTCAGGACTCTTATAATTCCCCGGATCCACACACAAATTCCTCAACGGCCACTTACAATGCTTCCTCTCAAGCTCCACCCCCAACTCCGCCGTATCATTCACAAACTTCGTCCCCACCAGCACCTCCGGAGCCGCCtccgctccctcctccacccaccGCACCATCCTCGTCAAGACATTCCTCTCTGGATCCGTGGATCCCCCCGCTCCCTGTCCAATATCCCACGCCCCATCTCCACCCGCACAATGCCCCATACCTCCCACTCGGAAGAAACGGTAAAACTCATCCAGATCCGCGGGACTGGCGTTCATGGTCGTCGCGACGTGTTCGTAGTATCGTGGACTATTATCCGACGTGATGATGGCGTCCGCGAGACCGTGGTAGTGGAGGATTTTCCCGCCGTGATCACGGAAGGGGCCGAGGTCGCCGTTCCAGGTTTCGATGTCAGAGGGATTGATGAGGTCGGAGATGGCGGCGTAAGTGCTGTTCAGGGTAGCGGCGTCCCAGGATGGGTCTTGCAGGATGGCGTAGCGCATCCAGTCGAGGGTGTATTGGAAACCTTGGCCGTTGTAGTAGATGTACGGCGCGGAGAGTTCGGTGCCCGGTTGCATGCGGGGGAAGATGAGAGCGCCGTTTTCGCCGTGGTAGTCTGCGAGTACGGCGGAGACGGTGAGGACTTGGGGTGCGGTGAGGCAGGGCGCGGTGGGGGTGGAGGATTGGTTGGTGCGGCATAGGAGGGAGACGGGTTTGTAGTGGCAGAGGGAGGGGTCTTCGAGGATGCCGTCTTCCACCCCGTCGAGGCCGTCGCATTGGGTGAGGATTTCGGTGTGGACGGCGGCCCAGAGGGAGGGTGGGAGGTAGGAAGGGGAGTCGGGGGAGCCGGTGATGGGGTAGAAGTGGCCGGACCAGGAGGAGAGGTTGTTGAATGATAAGGCAGGAGCGCCGGCGACGATGCCGTCGAAGAGGGTGGGGAAGGACTGGGCCATTTTGAAGCCTTGCCGACCGCCGGTGGAACAGCCGATGTAGTAGGACTTTTTGTGGGGTTTGGCGTAGTAGGCGGAGGTGATGGCTTTGCCGACAAGGGTTTCGGTGAGGATGGAGCGGTAAGAGAAGTCTTCGACGATGTCTGCGTTTTGGTAGAAAGCTAGACCGCGGGTGCCTTGATGGCCGTTGTTGGATCCTACGGTTGCGAATCCGAGAGATGCTCCGTAGGCGACGTCTTCGTACTGTACGCAGCCTCCGAGGCCACCGTTGCCGGTTGCGAGGAATCGACCGGTCCAGTTGCTGGGGAGCCAGGCTTCCATGTAGATCTCCGAGCGTGCTGAGGTTGTGACGTTCATTGCGATGCGGCAGAGGTCGACAAGAGCAACTTGAGATGGTCGCTCGCATTCGGCGAGAAGCCCAGTCTGGTCAAGTGTGATATTCGTGCCGGCAGCAACGAAGTCTGCGAAGTGTATGGTGACATTCTCGCGGACGAAGCTGGATGAGAGGTCACTGCAGTTTATCGATGGATTCGAGTACTCGTGTTGGCTGCTTGCGACAGCTGTGAGGCCTAGTACCAGAGAGATGAACCGCCACATCATCGCTGCGAGTCTTTGATAGAATGAACGATCGAGTCTTTGACAATGGAAGAGATGCTCAACCATCCTGCCGACCAAACTGCTTCTTATATTGCACTCCATCGCTTGCAATGTCCACTCCACAATTGTGGACACAGCATTCTTCCCCACACCCCAGCCCCGCAAGCACAAGCGATCCATTGTCACAGCACACAGTCGCGCAGTAGCATACGCGTTGTGCAGATACAGACGTGATTGCCAATGGTCGAAGTGGAGTGAAGTGGTCACACAGCGTGAATGTCACGTCGGGACTTCGGGAGAGTTTTCCCGACATCCTGAGTCTGTGTTCGGCAGTTATTGGGTGGAGAATTGCCGAGGGATCATTCGATTGAGAGATTGTAGTCACGAACTGGCAGCAAATGCCATCGAGATGTGTGAATCGAGTCTGTAACACGTCCCAATCCTCAAAGTCTTCTAACTCGTTGGAGTGGTCGTGGATTGATTGTAGCTTGTGGCCGGCTGAAATGCGGCATGGACTGTGTAGGCGTCTGCGGCTGTCGCTCATTCGATTCGCTGCCCCATGAGGTATTCAGAATGGGCCCAACATGAGTGTAGGACAAGTTGAATGATAGTGAATGGTAGACGCTTGAAGTATGTCGAACTGCGCCGAGCATTTAGTAATCAGTCCTCCTGTTCCGGTACTGAGGTCGGGTGTCGACTTCACCGACGATTTTGCCAACGCATTGTACCGGCCATTGAGGCTTACTGGTCTTACGATGCTTATCCGAAAGCAAGCTCTGGTGTGGACGAGCAGGATACTGTTGCCATCGTGTCATAAAGGAGCTGATCGAGGGTCGAACATCAGCCATCCTGCCGGCTCCTTGCACGCATCGTCCGACAACAGAACCCGGAAACGGTGGTAACTTTCCAAGCTCTCTCGCGAGGAGATTTATCTTCAAGAACGAGTCTTTCCAGCTTGAATCATACTCGTATGCAGCTCCTTCACCTGCGGCACGATCAAGCTCTCAATCTCGACGGAGGAGTCGCTGAAGTCTTCCTTGCCGCCTTCCGCTATTCGTGCAGTACTCTTCGCCCTGTTCTCCTCCGACACACGTACCCACTTCTCACCCTCAGCCTTGCTTACGAACAACACCTCGTACTTCCGCGTATTAAGCAAGTTGCCAATGACCAGGTGATGGGAATACTTCTCCAATGCACCTCTAGCTTTCGAAGCGAGGAGAGCCGGATCAGTTTCAAGCTTGAAACTGACAATCATGGCGTGTGGACTCCATTCGTCGACCAATAGCTTCAGGAACTTCGGCACCGGGTCCAGGTCGATGATCAGAGAGCCAGCTTCCATGTGTGCTGCTGGCGTGCGCTCCTCGGGTTCACCATTACCCTTCGGCTGCTTCTTGGTGTGGAAGTCCTCGCTCGACTGGATTTTGTGCTCAACCATGCGATCTGCTGGAACGAAGAAGTCGCTCACAGCCGCCGCGAGATAGAATAGTGCATTCGCTTGCAGCGGCTGCATCAGGATAGCAAGTTCTCGCAAATGCCAGAGGTAGTCATTGACCGTCGTGAATGGCAGCAGGAGAAGCAGATTACCCTTCTTGGCTTTTCGATACCTTCGCAGGACGCCCGCCATTTGCTGCTGGTACTCATTTTGAACAACTACCGGCCCATCCTCGGTTCCGGTCATGTAATCCAAAAAGCAATTTGTACTGTGGCTGTAGTGACGAGAATACGGCAAGAGGGAGAATTGCCTGTGAAGGAATATGACAGCGTAGTCATTCTCCAGAAAGTATTCGGCGGATGTTGCGCCACGAGTTCCGGCGGAGAAGTTGTCGATAAAACGGACTGTCTGGTTTTCGAGAGGGACTGTTGTGCCACCAGATGTTACGAGAGCCACTCGCCGACCGGCCTTGGAGTGTTGCTCGATGAAGTCGCGTGAGAGTTGGGAATGTCGGTCCAGCGACCCGGGCTTGGGATTGTTCGCAAAGTACTCCATGGCCGAGGTGGAGGATAGACGGGTTACCTACTTCGACTGAGGTTGACTCAAGCTTCGTAGCGGGAGTGGTGTCAAGGAGAGAGATGCTCAGTGGTTCAGTCTGGCTCCAGCGATAGAGGCAGAGacaggaggagaaggagagagaaGGATTGCCGTTGTTCCATTCCGCCGAGGATCCGTTTTTGGTGGAGTTTTGTGTGTAGGGTGATGAGTTTATCGCGGTATTTGTGTGAATGTCTTTTGACCCCGCGGAGCACTCTCCGGCGGACGACGAAAGAAGGCAGCTTTCGCATCAATTCTACCATCAAATATTGATTGCCCACTTTCATGGCTCTCGGTCTTCTTCAGCCGCTTCACAATATACAACTTCGACTTCACACTTAATACAACCAACAACCACCACCGCATCACTCAGcatgcctcctcctccgcgcccCGCCACAGGCGCCAACGCGACTtcgacatcctccacctccaagaACTCCTCCGACCGCTTCAAACAATCAAACGAACGCAACGAATACATCCCCTCCTTCATCGCCAAAAAGCCCTTCTACATCGACGACGCCACCGCCTCCGATGCTGACTACCTCGAGCACCAACGTCTCCAATCCGAAAACACCACCGACACCCTCGCTAACGCAGATTGGTACGCGCGAGGTTCCAAAAAGGGCCCCGCGGCGACCAAGTACCGCAAAGGAGCATGTGAGAATTGCGGAAGCATGTCGCATACAGCGAAGGATTGTTtgcagaggaagaggaaagcTGGGGCGAAGTGGACGGGGAGGAATATTGCTGCGGATGAGGTGGTGAAGGATGTGAAACTCGGGTGGGACGCGAAGCGGGATCGATGGAATGGGttcgaggcggaggagtaTGCGGAGGTGGTGCAGGAGTttgaggcggtggaggcgatgAGGAAAGAAGCCGCTGGTGAGGcggaggacggcgaggaaggagcgaAATACGAAGAGGAAACGGATATGGGCCGAACGCAGAAGAATTCGACGAGGAATTTGCGGTTACGAGAGGATACGGCGAAGTACTTGAAGAACCTGGACTTGGACAGTGCGAGATATGATCCCAAGACGAGGAGTATGGAGGCGGGAGCAGAGGGTGCGGCGTTGAATGATctggtggcggaggagggattcGAAAAGGCGAGCGGAGACGCTGCAGAATTTGAGCGAGCGCAGACCTATGCATGGGAGACACAAGAACGAGGAGACCGAGACAAAATCCACATGCAAGCCAATCCAACCGAAGCACTCCTCACACGAAAACGcaaagccgaagaagagatcCAAAAAGCCGAAGCCAAACGAAAAGCTCTAGCAGACAAATACGGTTCCCAAGACACCGTCGCCAAGAAACccgctctcctcgccgccgcacaaACGAGCGAACGATACGTCGAATACGACGAGCGAGGTCGCATCAAAGGCGAAGAGaagaaagcggagaagagcATGTACGCCGAAGACGTGCTCATCAACAATCACACTTCCGTCTGGGGCAGTTGGTGGAAAGACTTTCAGTGGGGGTACGCGTGTTGTCATAGCACGATGAAGAACTCGTTCTGTACGGGTGAGGAGGGGAGGCAGGCGGctgaggaggcggagaggttCTCGAGAGGGGAGGGACTGCCTACTgcgaaggaggcggagaatgcgagggaggtggagagggaggaggcgtgggaagaggagaagagggaggagaggcaTGTTCCGAATGGAGAGGACCGGCCGGAGAAGGTGAATATGGATGAATCAAAAAGGCGgatggaggagttgaaggcgGGTGTCACCGAGGCGGATATGGAGAAGTATCGGAGGGAGAAGGTCAATCAGAGTGATCCGATGGCGAAACTGCTGGGGAAGGATGAGCTGCTGGATAGCTGAGGCTGGACCTGCAGAGTCCGAACGTCCTGATGAAGATATCGACAGTCCTGATACCCTACTCTCCGCGAAGTTCATTCCCATCGGTCGTATGTACTGCGCCTCCCGGATCTGGAAATCTCGTCCTTCAATCACCGCAACAGCTGCTGAAAATGGGTAAGAAGTCCCTCCCAGGTCAGCTGCGCAGGAGCGTCTCGCTCTGCTCGGAACGCTTTAGCCATGGCATCCATCGTTCACGAGCTGACCGGAAGGCTCGAAAATGGACCTTGGCTACGGCCGTCCGACGGTCACGAATTCATCAACTAAAGGAGGGATTTGATCTACTTCGGGCTAGGAGTGGAGGTCGTGTCCTGTTTATGATCCCACGGATGGACTTACCAACCACAGGAGGGATTTGATCTACTTCGGGCTAGGAATGCAGGCCGTGTCCTAATCATCATGATCCCACGGATGGCATGGCGCGACTGGCCGCGCGATCCTTCGGTGTGGGCGAGCAGGTCTTTCGCGGGTTCAAGACTGCGTCGAGCATTACAATACCACTGGCGTGTCTCATAATTGGCTGCTAAATGTGGACGGTGCGGCGTCTTATGGCCAAGCACGACTTCATAGCACGTGGTCGTCTTGA
It includes:
- the MgFAE3 gene encoding putative ferulic acid Esterase/Feruloyl esterase (Ferulic Acid Esterase/Feruloyl Esterase (Signal P secreted)), with the translated sequence MWRFISLVLGLTAVASSQHEYSNPSINCSDLSSSFVRENVTIHFADFVAAGTNITLDQTGLLAECERPSQVALVDLCRIAMNVTTSARSEIYMEAWLPSNWTGRFLATGNGGLGGCVQYEDVAYGASLGFATVGSNNGHQGTRGLAFYQNADIVEDFSYRSILTETLVGKAITSAYYAKPHKKSYYIGCSTGGRQGFKMAQSFPTLFDGIVAGAPALSFNNLSSWSGHFYPITGSPDSPSYLPPSLWAAVHTEILTQCDGLDGVEDGILEDPSLCHYKPVSLLCRTNQSSTPTAPCLTAPQVLTVSAVLADYHGENGALIFPRMQPGTELSAPYIYYNGQGFQYTLDWMRYAILQDPSWDAATLNSTYAAISDLINPSDIETWNGDLGPFRDHGGKILHYHGLADAIITSDNSPRYYEHVATTMNASPADLDEFYRFFRVGGMGHCAGGDGAWDIGQGAGGSTDPERNVLTRMVRWVEEGAEAAPEVLVGTKFVNDTAELGVELERKHCKWPLRNLCVDPGNYKSPEAWECVP